The genomic segment CCAAGGAGAAGAAGCTCACCAACATGCGCGCCGCCTCCGCGGACAACACCGAGAACGTGGTGCCGCCGCGCAGGCTCTCCCTGGAGCAGTCCCTCGAGTTCTGCCGCGAGGACGAGTGCATCGAGGTCACCCCGGAGACCGTGCGTATCCGCAAGGTCGTCCTGGACCAGAAGGAGCGCGGCCGCGCGTACTCGCGCGCCAAGCGCTGACGCCTTCCGCCCGGATCACCGGGTGAAGAGGGGCCCGGGGACGTGTCCCCGGGCCCATCGGGCTTCTCGGGACGTGTCCCCGGCCCCTCCGGGCCTTCCAGGGCGCTGCGCGGGCCGTCTGGGTCCGTCCGGCGCCCCGGGCGGCCCCCCGGGCCCCAACTGCCGCTGTCAGGGGCTCTGGTGGCTTGGATCAGCCGGTCCGGCGCCCGGGGACGCGTACCCCGGGTGGAGCCACGGTCATGGCGCCTGCGCCGGGGTGCTTCCCGGCACGATCCAGGCCGGTGGCTGCAGTACCGGGGTCTTCCAGTAGATGTCGAGCCGGGTGATGAGCCCGTCCTCGCCGAGTTCCATGACGTTGGCGAACGACATCACGTTCCGTTCGTCGGCCGCCGTCGGCTGGATCGTCTCGACCGCCTCGTTGAGCACCCGCCGGCCGTCCGCGCTGAGGAACGTCCGGCGGGACTCCAGCCGGTGGAAGGCCATCCGCTCCGTCACCCGTGAGACGAACGCCACATACGCCTCCCGGCCCCGGACGGTGTCGTCCTCGTCGCC from the Streptomyces sp. RKAG293 genome contains:
- a CDS encoding nuclear transport factor 2 family protein; this encodes MPHSELDHTRREKTVESFWRGVDTHDWGLVASTLAEGFVRVGMRGDEDDTVRGREAYVAFVSRVTERMAFHRLESRRTFLSADGRRVLNEAVETIQPTAADERNVMSFANVMELGEDGLITRLDIYWKTPVLQPPAWIVPGSTPAQAP